The DNA segment TGCGTTGGCCTAGCCGTATCGCACCGAGCTTTTGAACCAGGCCCTGCGCAGGGCGGAATCCTCCATGCAGTTGGAATCAGTTGCGGCTCCAGCCGCTGTCGATCTGTCGTATTACCGCTTGAGTACACCGGTTGCTGTGCAGCAGGTGCTGGAGTCATTGCAACGCCAGCAGGCGGTGATGACCTTGCTGGCCGATGTGCCCGATGCCTATGCGGTGCAGGATGCCGGGGGCCGGCCTTGCGGCATGGCCGTGCTGAGCCAGGTGGATGCGGAGCAGCAGCGCCTGGTGATGGAGGTGTCCGGTGCCTTGTTGCCCCTGCCCGCGGCGGTGCTGGTGGTGGCCCATTTGCCTGGCAGCGTGCGCACGCAGTGGGAGCTGCAGGCACAGTGGGCAGAGCTGTCGCATGGCCGCTGGCAGCTGCAGGCGCCCTGGCCAAACCAGGTCCTGCAGCACCAGCGCCGGCGCCACCCGCGGCTGCAGCTGCCGCTGGGCCAGCGTTACGAAGCCAGCTTCATGTTCGGGCAGCGCCATTGCGTGCTGCACATGGATGACCTCAGCCAAGGCGGGGTGGCCTTGCGTGGCACGCGCAGCGAAACGTCCATGCTGTTCATGGGACGCAAGATCAGCAAGGTGGTGCTGGATCTGGGCAGCGGCGTGCAGGTGCAGGTGGATCTGACTGTGCGCTCGCGGCGCAGCTACAAATCCTTTTTGCTGGGCGAGCAGGTCATGGTGGGCTGCAGCCTGGAAGGCATGACCGACGAGGTGCAGACCGCGCTGGCGCGCATCATGCAGGAGCGCGGGGTCTAGGGCTGCCAGGCTGCGGCATGGGTGCCGTGGCGCTGTATGCGCATGCAAAAAGCCAACCTTGCGGTTGGCTTTTTTTCGTGGCGCGCAAGGGCGCGGGCCCTTGCCGAACTGCGCAGCTTATTGCAGCAGCGAAGCCACCATCTGGCTCATGCTGGAGGATTGCTTCAGCATGGCGGTGGAAGCTTGCATCAGCATTTGCTTGCTGGTCATGTTCGAGGTTTCGGTGGCGTAGTCCACGTCCATGATGCGGCCCTTGGAGGCTTCGGTGTTCTGGATCATGTTGCCCAGGTTGTTGTACACGTGTTCCAGGCGGTTGGCGGCGGCACCGAAGGAGGAGCGCAGCGTGCCCACGGCAGCCGAAGCGAGGTCAGCCAGGTTGATGGCGGCGTTGGCGGTGGTGCCGCTCACGGCGCCAGCCTTCAGGTTGGTGATGGCGGTGTTCAGTGCCGTCAGATCGGTCGAAGCGTTGAACGCATAGGTTTCGGAGTTCGAAGCGCCGATCTGGAAGGTCGAAGCGGCAGTGAAGGTGCCTGCAGCGGAGAACAGTGCCTGGCCACCGAACTTGGTGTTGGCCATGATGTTGTCGATTTCAGCGGACAGTGCCGTGAATTCAGCCTGCATGGCGGTCTTGTCGGCATCGGTGGAGGTGGCGTTGGCTGCCTCGGTGGCCAGATCCTTCATGCGCAGGATCATGTTGTTGACTTCGGCCAGGGCGCCTTCACCGGTTTGGAGCAGGGAGATGCCGTTCTGGGTGTTCTTCTGGGCCACGGACATGCCGCGGGTTTGGGCTTCCAGGCGGGTTGCGATCTGCAGGCCGGCAGCGTCGTCCATGGCGGAGTTGACGCGGTAGCCGGTACCCAGGCGGGTCATGGAAGTGGACAGGGCCTTGTTGGTGTTGCCCAGGGAATTTTGGGTGCTCAGGGCAGCGGCGTTGGTGTGCAGGCTCAGCATGGAGGGGCTCCGTAAATCAATGTCGGTACGACGTTGCGAGCACCACCATGGCGCTCTTGCCTGTACTAAGCGACGGCGCCGTGTGGGAACTTAAATGGCATCTGCAAAAAACTGCGGGCACGGGGCACTGGTGGGCACCGGCCAGGCGGAGGGCGGCGGCAGGTGCAGCCGCAGGCTAGGCGATGCTGGCCTTCAGATAATGGGCCCCGGCGATGGGGTTGTGGTAGTAGGGCGGAATGCTTTCAAAGCCGAGCTCGGTGTAGAGCGCGCGGGCGGATTCCATGTCGTCCAGGGTGTCCAGCAGCACATGGTCATAGCCCATCTGGCGCGCCGCATTGAGGGCGGCTTCGGCCAGTTCACGGCCCAGGCCAAAGCCGCGGAAGGCCTTGCGCACATACAGGCGCTTCATTTCGGCGGCGTTGGGGTAGTCGCTGGTATCGAGCGGGCGCAGTGCGCAGCAACCGGCCAGGGCGCCATCCACATGGGCCAGCAGCAAGCCCCCGCGGGGCGCAGCGTAGTCGCCGGGCAGGGTGGCGAGTTCGCGTTCGAAATCCTGGAATTCCAGGTCAATGCCCAGGCCGCCGGCATATTCCGCAAACAACAGGCGCACAGCCTCCAGATCGTGCGGGGATTCGGCCAGCAACAGGGCCACGGTGGGCTTGTCCACAGGCGGTAGGTGGCGCACAGGCGCCAGGGTTGACAGAGGTCCAGTGTAAACGGCGGCGCAAAGACCGCCTATCGGGGATGGACCCAGGCCGGTGATCCACGCCGCCGGGAATCAGAAACCGGGTGTGCTGCCCAGGCCGTAGACCCACCAGGCCGCCGCGGCGCAGGCCGCGATCAGCAGCAGGGCCAGCAGCCGGGCGGCCAATCCGTCGCGAGAAGCGGCGGTGCCGGCGGGGGCAGGCTGGTTGCCGTGCAGCATGGCCTGCACCAGGGGCTTGCGGCGCACCACGGCATAGAAAGCGACGGCGCACAGGTGCAGGGCCAGCAGGCCCAGCAGCAGCCACTGGCCCCAGTCCTTGTGCCAGCCGGTGGCCCAGGCGACGGTGTCGCCACCGACAAAGCGCGTCAGTGGTCCGGCAAAGGCAATTTCATCGTCGCTGAGCAGGCCGGTGCCCACCTGCAGCCCCAGCACCAGCAGCAGGGCCAGCACCGACAGCGCTCCCAGCGGGTTGTGGCCGACCGTGGTGTCGGCCGCCGCCTGGCGCAGGTAGCGCAGCAGGCGCGCGGGCCCGGGAATGAAGGTGGCAAAGCGTGACCAGTGGCCGCCCACCACGCCCCAGAGGATGCGAAACACCAGCAGGGCCAGCACCACGTGGCCCAGGCGCAGGTGCCATTCCATGGCATTGCCGCCGACTTTGGCAGTGACCACCAGGGCGATCACGCAGGCCGCCAGCAGCCAGTGGAACAAGCGGGTGGGAAGGTCCCAGATGCGGGTGGTTGCATTGCTCATGGACTTCAATGTATGCGGATGCAGGCAGAGGCCGCAGGGAGTCCGCGCAAAAAAGTGCGGCTTTGCGTTGAACGGAGGCACTGCCATACTGGGCCGCAGGCACCTGGTGCCGCGACTGCGTTTCCCCACAACCCAAGGAAAAAAACCATGAAGAAGATCCTGCCTGCGCTGCTGGTGGCGGCCTCGGCGGCGCTGTTGGCTGCGCCTGCCTCGGCCCAGTTTGCCAAAAGCGAAGACGCCATCAAATACCGCCAGGGCGCTTTGTTCGTGATGAGCCAGCATTTCGGCCGCCTGGGCGCCATGGCGAACGGCAAAGCGCCTTTTGATGCGAAAGTGGCGCAAGAGAACGCCGCGGTGCTGGAAACCATGGTCAAGTTGCCGTGGGCGGCCTTCGGTGACGGCACGGAAGGCGGCAAGGCCAAGCCCGAGGTGTGGAAGGAGAAGGCCAAGTTCACGGAACATGCCGACAAGTTCCAGGCAGAAAGCGCCAAGCTGGTGGCTGCGGCCAAGACCGGGGATCTGGCGCAGCTGAAGAATGCCTTCGGCCCTGCCGCACAGTCCTGCAAGGCCTGCCACGACGCGTTCCGCAACCGTTGAGGCGGCGCGGCGGGTGCCAGGCGACTGGCGCCAGACCGCTGCCCTGCGCGCTCAAAAAAGCCAGCACGGGTGCTGGCTTTTTGCATGGCGGAAAGAACCGAGCGCGCGAAGACTGCGCGGCGCGGCTGGCGGGCCTTCAGGCCTCGGCCAGCAGCTTTTCGATCAGCTTGTGCAGCTCGGCAAAGTCGGGGGCGCCGACATAGGTCTTCACGATCTCGCCGCGCTTGTTGACGATGTAGGTGGTGGGCGTGATGCGGATATCGCCCCAGGCCTTGGCGGCGGCACCGGTGTTGTCCAGCGCCACCTTGAAGGGCAGCTGGCGCGACTGGACAAAGTTCACCACATAGCTGGGGGGGTCGTAGCTCATGGCCACGGCCAGGGTGTCGTAGCCCTTGTCCTTGTACTTGTCGTAGGTCTTGATGATCTCGGGCATTTCCGCCACGCAGGTGGTGCAACTGGTGGCCCAGAAGTTCACCAGCGTCACTTTGCCCTTGAGGTCTTCGGTGGTGCGGGTGCTACCGTCGAGCAGCACAAAGGACGACTGCGGCGCAGCCGCGCTGTGACCGCCCCAGAACACATAGGCCCCCAGGCCTGCGAATGCGGCAAGCGCCACGCCTGCCATCCAATGTTTGATTGCCATGTTGTGATTGTGTACCAAGCGCCGGAACCGATGCCAGCGTGCAGGATTGGAGCGTGATGGCGGACAAAAGTTCTGCACAGGGGAAAGGCCCGGGCCTGTGTGCCCTGGCGCGGTGCCCACAGCACTTGGAAATACCTGACAAGCATCGGCTTTCTTGCGCGTTTGTGCGCGTACACAAAACGTGGGGGCTGCCGATAATGGGAGCATGACCACATTCGCTGCCCGTTGCGCTTCTCTTTTTGCGGTGTGCGCTGCTGTTGCTGCGCTGTCGGCCTGTGACCACAAGCCGGAGCTGACCTGGCATGACGTGACGCTGCGCGATGCGGAACTGCATGCCCGTTTCCCCTGCGAGCCTGATGTGGCCCAGCAGAAAGTGGATTTCGGCATGGAGCAGGGCCCGGTGAATGTGACCATGATGGGCTGCGATGCCGTGGACGCCACCTATGCCGTCTCGCACTGGCTGCTGGACGATGTGCGCCAGGCCGACGATGCGCTGGCCTACTGGGAAGCCGCCGTGCTGACCAAGCTCAAGGCCGTGGACAGCAAGGAGGGCAAGAGCGGGGCGCCTTTTGTCCCGGTCGGTGCCATGAACCTGTCGCGTTCCATCCGTGCCACGGTGCAGGGCGAAGGGCCGTCGGGCTGGACTATCACCACGCATGGCGTGTGGTTTGCCAAGCAGGAGGGCGACAAGGCCCGCATCTACCACGCGGTGATCTACGCGCCCAAGCCCCAGCACGAAGTGGCCAGCCAGTTCTTCCAGGCCTTGGAGCTGCAGAACTGAAGGATTGGGGGCTGGAGGACATGGATGGCGCAGGGCAATCGCGTCACCGCCTGTGGACCTTCCTCGCCCAGGCGCTGTAGCTGCTGTGGCATACGCTGCCGCTGTTGGGCCTTGCCGCACGATGGTGTCCATGGGCTTTGTTGTCAGCACACCACGGACTGCACCTGTCGCGGCCCTGGCGGGCATGCCAGCACCAGCGAGCGGGCCGACCGGGCGCGCCATAATGGACGGAACAATCGCGCTCCATGAAACCTGTTCGCATCCTCCTCATTGCCCACGCGCCGCTGGCGCACGCCTTGCGCGAAGCGGCACTGCATGTCTTCAATGACTGTGGTGGCGATGTGCTGGCGCTGGACGTGCAGGCGCATGCCGAACCCGAAGACACCCTTCAGAAAGCGCGGGCCCTGCTGCCGGCGCAGTCCGAGGATGGACCCCTGCTGGTGCTGACCGACGTCTTTGGCGCCACCCCCAGCAATGTCGCCCTGCGCCTGGTGGAAGGCCGCAATGCACGCGTGGTGACCGGGGTGAACCTGCCCATGCTGCTGCGTGCCTGGTGCTATCGCGCGGAGTCTTTGGAAAACCTGGCCGCCCGTGCGCAAGCCGGCGGCACGCAAGGCATCATGCTGGCAGGTGGTGGCAGCGCGCCCCAAAACCAGCGTCCCCGTTTGCACCATGATTCAGACCACAGTCACCATCAGCAATAAGTTGGGCCTGCACGCCCGAGCTTCCGCCAAGCTCACCAAACTGGCGGGCAGTTTCCCTTGCGAAGTCTGGCTCTCGCGCGGCGAGCGCCGTGTCAACGCCAAAAGCATCATGGGCGTGATGATGCTGGCCGCCGGTCTGGGGGCCGAGGTGGTGCTGGAAACCGATGGCGAGCAGGAGCAGCAGGCCTCGGACGCATTGCTGGCCTTGATCAACGACAAGTTCGGAGAAGGTCAGTAAGTGCCTGCTTTTCATATTGCTGCGGTGCAGCAATATGAAGAAGCGCATGCCAAAACTTGCCTTGCATCAAGAGAGGCCGACCCGGCGTCTGTGATGTAGGCTGGAATCGCTGGCGCTGGGCTGACAATAGCGGCCTGCGCAACGCGCCTTGCAAGGCGCACCAGAAGAAGGATTGACCGCATGACGTTCGCTATCCATGGCCTGGCCGTTTCCCGGGGAATTGCCATTGGACGCGCCGTCGTGGTGGCCTCCAGCCGCATGGAGGTGCGGCACTATTTCATCCAGCCCGAGCAGGTGGAGAGCGAAATCGCCCGCACCCGCGCTGCGCGCAATGCGGTGGTCGCCGAGCTGTCGCGCCTGCTGGAGAGCATGCCGGTGGATGCCCCCGGTGAAGTGGCAGCCCTGCTGGAAGTGCACCTGATGCTGCTGCAGGACGAGCTGATGGTCAACGGCGTCAAGCAGTGGATCACCGAGCGCCTGTACAACGCCGAATGGGCGCTGACCACGCAGCTGGAGGTGATCTCGCGCCAGTTCGACGAGATGGAGGACGACTACCTGCGCGAGCGCAAGTCCGATATGGAGCAGGTGGTCGAGCGCATCCTGCGCCACATGCGCGGCGTGGCCAGCCCGGTCTCGCCCGAGGCCTGCGCCGCCAAACCCCGGCGTGCCCCCGATGCGCAGCAGACACTGTCCGACGACATGACCGATGCCCCGCTGGTGCTGGTGGCCCAGGATCTGTCGCCGGCCGACATGCTGCAGTTCAAGCGCAGCGTGTTCGAAGGCTTTGTGACCGCCGTGGGCGGCAAGACCAGCCACACCGCCATCGTGGCGCGCAGCATGGACATTCCCGCCGTGGTGGGCGCACGCGCCGCCAGCCAATTGGTGCGCCAGGACGACTGGGTCATCATCGACGGTGACGCCGGCATCCTGATCGTCGATCCGTCGCCCATCGTGCTGGAGGAATACCAGTTCCGTCGCCGCCAGATGCTGCTGGAGCGCGAGCGCCTGACCCGTTTGCGGCACACCCCGGCGCAGACGCTGGATGGCCAGACGATCGAGCTGCTGGCCAACATCGAGCAGCCCGAGGACAGCCCCGCCGTGGTCAAGGCCGGCGCCGTGGGCGTGGGGCTGTTTCGCAGCGAATTCCTGTTTATGGGCCGGGGCGGAAAGCTCCCCGGCGAAGAAGAGCAATACCAGGCCTACCGCGCCGCGCTGGAAGGGTTGGAAGGCATGCCGCTGACCATCCGCACCATCGATGTGGGGGCGGACAAGCCGCTCGAAGGCAAGATCAATGCCTCGCTCAACCCGGCGCTGGGCCTGCGCGCCATCCGCTGGAGCCTGGCCGAGCCGGTGATGTTCCGCACCCAGCTGCGTGCCATCCTGCGCGCAGCGGCCCATGGCAAGGTGAACATGCTGTTCCCCATGGTGGCGCACCGCAGCGAGATCACGCAGATCCTGGCCCAGCTGCGGCTGGCCCAGTCCGAGCTGGACGCGCGCGGTGTGGCCTACGGCAAGGTGGAGCTGGGCGCGATGATCGAGATCCCGGCGGCGGCGCTGATGGTGCGCACCTTTTTGCAGTACTTTGACTTTCTGTCCATCGGCACCAACGACCTGATCCAGTACACGCTGGCCATCGACCGCGCCGACGAGGCCGTGGCCGAGCTGTACGACCCACTGCATCCGGCCGTGCTGCAACTGGTGGCCCAGGTGATCCGCGAGGCCAATGCCGCCGGCAAAAGCGTCTGCGTGTGCGGCGAGATGGCGGGCGATGTGGCGTTCACCAAGCTGCTGCTGGGCCTGGGACTGCGCAGCTTTTCCATGCACCCGGCGCAGGTGCTGGCGGTCAAGCAGGAAGTGCTGCGCACCGACACCCGCAAGCTGCATGACTGGGCGCAGGCGGTGCTGGATGCCGACGATCCGACGGCGGCGCTGCAGCAGACCGCAGACAGTCTGACGTCGCTGGCGGCGGTGGTGCCGGCGATGCGCTGAGGCCTGTCCCCGGTGTCTGTGCAAGATGCGCTGTGCGGGGTGTCAGGCAGGCATGCGGCGGGGTGTGGCGCAGGCGGTGGAAATAAAACACCCTTCAGATGAAAAAGTGATTGAGATTAATTCGCATTCAATGTTATAGTTCAGCCCATGGAAGCAGCCGACACCGTCCTGGTGGGAGCTTGAAGGTCGAGGCGGCTTCCCATGGTTTCATCGTGGGGCGACCTAAGGCCTGTAAAGCCTGAAAGTCGTTTTTTGCCAGCCAGCGGAATGCCCGGTTAGCCACGCAATTTTTTCACGCTGAAACCCGTGTGATCGAGAATTTTGACTGCGCCTTGCAGGCTGTTGCCGCAAGGCGTTTTTGTTTGTGCAAGGCATTGGTGACGGTGGCGCGCAGCGCGCCGCAACCAGCGCCGCACGGCCGCAGCCCTGCAGGCAGTGCAAGCCTCTGGTGCGGCCATCTTCGTATGCCTTGGCGCGGTGCCGCGCGGCCAAGTGCTGCGGGCCTGTTGCCCGCTGCGGCCATAAAAAAAGCCATTGCCCGCGGGCAATGGCTGATTGGCAGATTGGTTGGACGCCGGGGCAGCGCCGCGGGCTTACACGCCGGCGGCGTGGGCCTGCTGGTCGGCGTGGTAGCTGGAGCGCACCATGGCGCCCACGGCGGCGTGCGTGAAGCCCATCTTGTAGGCCTCCTCCTCGAACATCTTGAAGGTGTCCGGGTGCACATAGCGGCGCACTGGCAGGTGGCTGTTGGTGGGCGCCAGGTACTGGCCGATGGTCAGCATGTCGATGTTGTGGGCGCGCATGTCGCGCATCACCTGCAGGATTTCCTCGTCCGTCTCGCCCAGGCCGACCATGATGCCGCTCTTGGTGGGCACCTTGGGGTGCAGCGCCTTGAACTTCTTGAGCAGGTTCAGGCTGAACTGGTAGTCCGAACCCGGGCGTGCTTCCTTGTACAGGCGGGGCGCGGTTTCCAGGTTGTGGTTCATCACATCGGGCGGTGCCGAGGTCAGGATTTCCAGCGCGCGGTCATCGCGGCCGCGGAAGTCGGGCACCAGGATTTCGATCTGCGTGGTGGGTGACAGGGCGCGGATGTTCTGGATGCATTCCACAAAGTGGCCCGAGCCGCCGTCGCGCAGGTCGTCGCGGTCCACGCTGGTGATCACCACATAGTTCAGCTTCAGGGCGGCAATGGTGCGCGCCAGGTTCAGCGGCTCGTCCTTGTCCAGCGGGTCGGGGCGGCCATGGCCCACGTCGCAGAACGGGCAGCGGCGGGTGCACTTGTCGCCCATGATCATGAAGGTGGCCGTGCCCTTGCCGAAGCATTCGCCGATATTGGGGCAACTGGCTTCCTCGCAGACCGTGTGCAGCTTGTTGCTGCGCAGAATGTCCTTGATCTCGTAGAAGCGCGTGGTCGGGCTGCCGGCCTTGACGCGGATCCACTCGGGCTTCTTCAGCACTTCGGCCTGCTCCACCTTGACGGGGATGCGCGCCAGCTTGGCGGCCGCCTTCTGCTTGGCCAGCGGGTTGTAGTTTTCGGCGGACTGCGCTTCGCGCACGACTTCGTTGCTGCTCATGGTGTGCGTTTTTTCAGGGGGCGAGGCGGGCGATCAGCTGGTGGCCGAGCACGTGGGCAACCTCGTCCCAGGTTGTCTGGATGCCTATTGTAGAAAGGTCCACTGTGGGCAGCCCTGCATAGCCGCAAGGGTTGATGCGGGAGTAGGGCTCCAGGTCCATGTCCACGTTCAGCGCCAGACCGTGGTAGCTGCAGTGGCGGCTGACCTTGATGCCCAGGGCGGCAATCTTGCCCAGGCCGGTGAAATCGGGTTCGGGCGCGGCGCTGCCGGGCGCGCGCAGCTGGGGGCGCTGTTCCAGCCGGGCGTGGCTGCGCGGGTCGTCCAGGCGCACATAGATACCGGGGGCGCCGGCCACACGGTGGCCGGTCACGCCGAAGTGGTCCAGCGTGCGGATGGCGGCCTCTTCCAGGCGGTAGACATATTCCTTGACGAAATAGCCCAGGCGCTGCAGATCCAGGAGCGGATAGGCCACGACCTGTCCCGGTCCGTGGTAGGTCACCTGGCCGCCGCGGTTGGTGGCCACCACCGGAATGTCGCCTGTATGCAACAGATGGTCGGATTTGCCGGCCAAACCCTGGGTGAAGGTGGCGGGATGCTCGCAGATCCAGAGCTGGTCAGGTGTGTGCGCAGTGCGTGTGCGCGTGAATTCCTGCATGGCCTGCACCGTGGGTGCGTAGGCCGCCCGCCCGATCAGGCGGGCATCCAGCACCGGGGCGCAGGCCACGGCGGCCTGCGCCGTGGCGGTGGTCACAGCACCACCTTGACCATGGGGTGGGAGGTCAGGGCGCGGTAGAGGTTGTCCAGCTGCTCGCGGCTGGTGGCCGTGACGGTGATGGTCACGCCCAGGTACTTGCCGGTGCTGCTCGGGCGCAGTTCCACGGTGGAGGCGTCGAACTGGGGGTCGAACTCTTCGGCCACCTTGGTGATGGCGTGAACGAGGCCGTCCGTCTTGATGCCCATCACCTTGATGGGGAAAAGCGAGGGGTATTCGATCAGCGAATCCTTGCGCGGATCCTGTTCGTCTGGCGTGCTGTTGTCAGTCATAGTGCGTTATTCCCAGTTGTAAGCGGCGCAAGCACAGGGCTTTGCTTGGCTATGGGCGGCATTGTGCGGTATCGTTGCGCCCGTTTTCCGGGCAGGGTTGGCTTACAGCCGGCTGGCTGCACACAAATTCCCGAGTGCAAGAGGGTTCGCCCTAACGAATCGGACGGGTTTCTACTTATAATCAGAGGCTTTGTGAAAAAGTTTAGGTCTGCTGCGGGCGCTCCACGATGAAAAAAAATGCACCCTGGCAGGACGAACTTGAGGCCGAAGAAGAGGATTTCAAGCCTCTGA comes from the Comamonas terrigena NBRC 13299 genome and includes:
- a CDS encoding PilZ domain-containing protein, with protein sequence MQLESVAAPAAVDLSYYRLSTPVAVQQVLESLQRQQAVMTLLADVPDAYAVQDAGGRPCGMAVLSQVDAEQQRLVMEVSGALLPLPAAVLVVAHLPGSVRTQWELQAQWAELSHGRWQLQAPWPNQVLQHQRRRHPRLQLPLGQRYEASFMFGQRHCVLHMDDLSQGGVALRGTRSETSMLFMGRKISKVVLDLGSGVQVQVDLTVRSRRSYKSFLLGEQVMVGCSLEGMTDEVQTALARIMQERGV
- the lipA gene encoding lipoyl synthase — translated: MSSNEVVREAQSAENYNPLAKQKAAAKLARIPVKVEQAEVLKKPEWIRVKAGSPTTRFYEIKDILRSNKLHTVCEEASCPNIGECFGKGTATFMIMGDKCTRRCPFCDVGHGRPDPLDKDEPLNLARTIAALKLNYVVITSVDRDDLRDGGSGHFVECIQNIRALSPTTQIEILVPDFRGRDDRALEILTSAPPDVMNHNLETAPRLYKEARPGSDYQFSLNLLKKFKALHPKVPTKSGIMVGLGETDEEILQVMRDMRAHNIDMLTIGQYLAPTNSHLPVRRYVHPDTFKMFEEEAYKMGFTHAAVGAMVRSSYHADQQAHAAGV
- a CDS encoding YbeD family protein, with the translated sequence MTDNSTPDEQDPRKDSLIEYPSLFPIKVMGIKTDGLVHAITKVAEEFDPQFDASTVELRPSSTGKYLGVTITVTATSREQLDNLYRALTSHPMVKVVL
- the lipB gene encoding lipoyl(octanoyl) transferase LipB, whose product is MQEFTRTRTAHTPDQLWICEHPATFTQGLAGKSDHLLHTGDIPVVATNRGGQVTYHGPGQVVAYPLLDLQRLGYFVKEYVYRLEEAAIRTLDHFGVTGHRVAGAPGIYVRLDDPRSHARLEQRPQLRAPGSAAPEPDFTGLGKIAALGIKVSRHCSYHGLALNVDMDLEPYSRINPCGYAGLPTVDLSTIGIQTTWDEVAHVLGHQLIARLAP
- a CDS encoding HPr family phosphocarrier protein → MIQTTVTISNKLGLHARASAKLTKLAGSFPCEVWLSRGERRVNAKSIMGVMMLAAGLGAEVVLETDGEQEQQASDALLALINDKFGEGQ
- a CDS encoding GNAT family N-acetyltransferase, which codes for MDKPTVALLLAESPHDLEAVRLLFAEYAGGLGIDLEFQDFERELATLPGDYAAPRGGLLLAHVDGALAGCCALRPLDTSDYPNAAEMKRLYVRKAFRGFGLGRELAEAALNAARQMGYDHVLLDTLDDMESARALYTELGFESIPPYYHNPIAGAHYLKASIA
- a CDS encoding PTS sugar transporter subunit IIA; its protein translation is MKPVRILLIAHAPLAHALREAALHVFNDCGGDVLALDVQAHAEPEDTLQKARALLPAQSEDGPLLVLTDVFGATPSNVALRLVEGRNARVVTGVNLPMLLRAWCYRAESLENLAARAQAGGTQGIMLAGGGSAPQNQRPRLHHDSDHSHHQQ
- a CDS encoding c-type cytochrome, which produces MKKILPALLVAASAALLAAPASAQFAKSEDAIKYRQGALFVMSQHFGRLGAMANGKAPFDAKVAQENAAVLETMVKLPWAAFGDGTEGGKAKPEVWKEKAKFTEHADKFQAESAKLVAAAKTGDLAQLKNAFGPAAQSCKACHDAFRNR
- a CDS encoding cytochrome b/b6 domain-containing protein translates to MSNATTRIWDLPTRLFHWLLAACVIALVVTAKVGGNAMEWHLRLGHVVLALLVFRILWGVVGGHWSRFATFIPGPARLLRYLRQAAADTTVGHNPLGALSVLALLLVLGLQVGTGLLSDDEIAFAGPLTRFVGGDTVAWATGWHKDWGQWLLLGLLALHLCAVAFYAVVRRKPLVQAMLHGNQPAPAGTAASRDGLAARLLALLLIAACAAAAWWVYGLGSTPGF
- a CDS encoding TlpA disulfide reductase family protein, which produces MAIKHWMAGVALAAFAGLGAYVFWGGHSAAAPQSSFVLLDGSTRTTEDLKGKVTLVNFWATSCTTCVAEMPEIIKTYDKYKDKGYDTLAVAMSYDPPSYVVNFVQSRQLPFKVALDNTGAAAKAWGDIRITPTTYIVNKRGEIVKTYVGAPDFAELHKLIEKLLAEA
- a CDS encoding flagellin, with amino-acid sequence MLSLHTNAAALSTQNSLGNTNKALSTSMTRLGTGYRVNSAMDDAAGLQIATRLEAQTRGMSVAQKNTQNGISLLQTGEGALAEVNNMILRMKDLATEAANATSTDADKTAMQAEFTALSAEIDNIMANTKFGGQALFSAAGTFTAASTFQIGASNSETYAFNASTDLTALNTAITNLKAGAVSGTTANAAINLADLASAAVGTLRSSFGAAANRLEHVYNNLGNMIQNTEASKGRIMDVDYATETSNMTSKQMLMQASTAMLKQSSSMSQMVASLLQ
- the ptsP gene encoding phosphoenolpyruvate--protein phosphotransferase, coding for MTFAIHGLAVSRGIAIGRAVVVASSRMEVRHYFIQPEQVESEIARTRAARNAVVAELSRLLESMPVDAPGEVAALLEVHLMLLQDELMVNGVKQWITERLYNAEWALTTQLEVISRQFDEMEDDYLRERKSDMEQVVERILRHMRGVASPVSPEACAAKPRRAPDAQQTLSDDMTDAPLVLVAQDLSPADMLQFKRSVFEGFVTAVGGKTSHTAIVARSMDIPAVVGARAASQLVRQDDWVIIDGDAGILIVDPSPIVLEEYQFRRRQMLLERERLTRLRHTPAQTLDGQTIELLANIEQPEDSPAVVKAGAVGVGLFRSEFLFMGRGGKLPGEEEQYQAYRAALEGLEGMPLTIRTIDVGADKPLEGKINASLNPALGLRAIRWSLAEPVMFRTQLRAILRAAAHGKVNMLFPMVAHRSEITQILAQLRLAQSELDARGVAYGKVELGAMIEIPAAALMVRTFLQYFDFLSIGTNDLIQYTLAIDRADEAVAELYDPLHPAVLQLVAQVIREANAAGKSVCVCGEMAGDVAFTKLLLGLGLRSFSMHPAQVLAVKQEVLRTDTRKLHDWAQAVLDADDPTAALQQTADSLTSLAAVVPAMR